In the genome of Tissierella sp., the window GTACTAAAACTCCACCCAATACTTTTTTTATATTTAGCTCTGTGTATTTTTTATCAGTTATATCTTGAATTTGCAAAATCCTAATATTCTTTTTTCTAGATAGTATATCTATTGCTTTTTCAGTAAATGAAGGTGCAATTATTACTTCAATAAAGATTTCAGCTATTTTCTTGGCTACTTTTTCATTTACTTCCCTATTAAAGGCTACAATTCCTCCAAAAATAGACTCCTTATCACATTCATAGGCCTTCTCAAAAGCATCTACTACATCTTCTCCAGATCCAATGCCACAAGGATTAGTATGTTTTACTGCAACTACTGTAGGTTCACTATATTCCTTGATAATTTCAATTGCACCATTGGCATCATTAATATTATTAAAGGAAAGTTCCTTTCCATGGATCTGTATTGCCCCTGCTAATGTACCATCTGTCTTTTCTACTTCCTTATAGAAAGCTGCCTTTTGATGTGGGTTTTCTCCATATCTTAACTCACTCATAGATTTATATCCTAAAGTCAGTAGCTCTGGAAAAACTACTTCTTCTATTTTATTGAAATAATTTGAAATCAAAGTATCATAATAAGATGTATAGTTGAAAACCTTTCTTGATAAATACCTTCTCGTAAAGAGTCTTGTATCACCATTCTGCTTTAACTCTTCCAATACAATTTCGTAATCCTTTGGATCCACGATAACTGTCACATATTCATAGTTTTTTGCTGCAGCTCTAATCATAGAAGGACCACCTATATCAATGTTTTCAATTATTTCTTCATGGTTTACTCCAGGTTTTTTTATTGTATCCTCAAAGGGATAAAGGTTATTTACTACCATATCAATGGATCCAATTCTCATATCATTGATGGTTTTTACATGATTTTCATCATCTCTTTTATATAATAATCCTCCATGAATATATGGATTAAGTGTCTTTACTCTACCATCTAATATCTCAGGAAAATCAGTAATATCCTGTACTTCTCTTACTCCGATTCCTGCTTCTTTTAAGGTCTTAAATGTTCCTCCAGTTGAAATTATTTCCCAACCTAACTTGCTTAATTCCAAGGCAAATTCAATAATTCCTTCTTTGTTGTAGACACTAATCAATGCTCTTTTCATCATATCACTCCTAATAAGTAATAACTTTTCTTCCATCAAGGCTTATTCTTTTATCACAATATAATTTTACTGCTTGTACTAATAGCTTATGCTCTACATCAAGGACCTTTTCCTTAAGACTAAGGGCAGTATCTTTACTATCTATACAGACAATGTCCTGAAGTATAATTGGTCCTGTATCTGTTCCCTCGTCAACAAAGTGAACTGTAGCACCTGTTATTTTTACTCCATAATCTAATACTGCTTGATGTACTTTGTCACCATAATATCCTTTCCCACTAAAGCTAGGTATCAAGGAAGGATGAACATTTATTATCCTTCCACTAAATTCTTGGATGAATTTCTTGGATAGTACTTTCAAATACCCTGCAAGTATAATTAGTTCTATATCTCTTGCTTTAAATAGTTTGATCAATTCCAGATTATATTCTTCTTCACTATGGAAAGACTTTCTATCTAAAAACAAACTATCTATTCCTGCATTGGCTCCCCTAGTTAATCCATAGGCTTCTTTTCTATTGGATATAATGAGCTTTATTTCTCCATTTATATTTCCAGATTCAATATTATCTATTATAGCCTGAAGATTAGTTCCTCCACCAGAGATAAGAACTCCTATGTTTAGCATAGGACTACACCCTTATCTCCTTTTTTAATCTGGCCTAATACTACATATTCCTCTCCTACTTTTTCTAAATAGCTTGTAATATCCTTTAGTTCATCATTCTTTACTGCCATGACCATACCAATACCCATGTTAAAGGTTCCGTACATCTCATCATGCGCTATATTGCCCCATTTCTGTAATAGCTTAAATATATTTGGAGTCTTTATTTTAGAAACATCTATATGAGCTGTTAGCCCATCTGGTAGCATCCTAGGTATATTCTCATAAAAACCACCTCCAGTTATATGGCATAAACCTTTAATATTAAATTTTTCTATCATATCATATACAGGATTAGTATATATTCTAGTTGGTTTTAGTAGTTCTTCACCTAAAGTGCATTCTAGCTCATCAATATACTTATCTAAGGATAAATTTTCTTTATCAAATATTATTTTTCTAACAAGGGAAAATCCGTTGCTATGAACTCCACTAGAAGGTAGTCCTATAATATGGTCTCCTTCTTCTATGGTAGAACCATTTATTATTTTTTTCTTATCTACTACTCCTACGCAAAATCCTGCAACATCATATTCTTCATCTTGATAAAATCCTGGCATCTCAGCAGTTTCTCCGCCTATTAATGCACATTTGGCCTTTATACAACCATTAGAAACACCCTCTACTATACTGGCCATTTTCTCAGGTACTAGCTTCCCTGTGGCAATATAGTCTAGGAAAAACAAAGGTTTAGCACCTTGGCAAAGTATATCATTGGCACACATGGCTACACAATCTTCTCCTATGGTATGGTGTTTATCCATCATAAAGGCAAGCCTTAGCTTGGTACCTACTCCATCTGTTCCTGACACTAATACTGGCTCTTCGTATGATTTAGTGTCTAATTGAAACAATCCTGCAAATCCGCCTATATCAGATAAAACTCCAGGAATATGAGTCTTTTTTATCATACCCTTTATAAGTTGTACCTCTTTATATCCAGCTTCCTTATCTACTCCTGCATCCTTGTATGTTAAGCTCATGGTAAATCCTCCTTTTCTAGTGAATAACTAACAACTCTTCACTCTTCACTTTTCACTCTTCCCTATTGGATAGTCCCCACTCAAGCATCCTGTACAAAAATCCTCTCCGCCTGCGGACTTTAGCAAACCTTCTAGAGATAAATAGGCCAAGGTATCTGCACCTATTAACTCTCTTATTTCATCTAATGACATTTGAGCTGCTATTAGATCTTTACTATTAGGTGTATCCATACCTAGATGGCAGGAGTGAAGCACTGGTGGTGATGATATCCTAACATGGATTTCTTTAGCTCCTGCATTTCTTATCATTTGAACAGTTCTCTTGATAGTAGTACCTCGAACTATGGAATCATCTACTAAAATTATTTTTTTACCTTCAACATTTTCCTTCAATACATTGAGTTTAATTCTAACTCCTTGTTCTCTTAATTCTTGAGTTGGTTCTATAAAAGTCCTTCCAACATATCTGTTTTTAATTAAGCCTTCTGCATAAGGGATTTTTGATTCCTCTGCATATCCTATAGCTGCAATGGTACCAGAATCTGGAGCACCGATTACAATATCTCCATCTACTCCTGTTTCTCTAGCAAGTTGTTTCCCTGCTTCTATTCTTGATAGATAAATACTCTTTCCATCTAACTTACTATCTGGCCTTGCAAAATATATGATTTCGAATAAACATAGTTTCTTATTTTTCTTTTCTTGCTTTATGGATTTTAGTCCATCTTCGTCTATTACTACGATCTCTCCTGGTTCTATATCCCTGATGAATTCTGCTCCGATAGTATCAAAGGCACAGGTTTCCGACGCTAATATATAGTCATCACCAAACCTACCTAAGGAAAGAGATTTTACACCAAAAGGATCTCTTGCACCAATAAGTTTATCTGTTGTCATCATAACTAATCCATAGGTTCCTTTTATTGTATCTAAAGCCTTAATTATAGCGTCTTCTACATTATCCTTATGATATCTTGCGATTAAATTAGCTATTACCTCTGTATCCAATTCTGATTGAAATATGGCACCGCCATCCTCTAGTTCGTCTCGTAAATTTTCAAAATTTACTATGGCTCCATCATGAGCTAATGCAAGAGCACCCTTCTTATATCCTACAACTAAAGGCTGTGCATTTGTAGTAGTTGTATCACCTACAGTTGCATATCTAATATGCCCTATACCTAGATTTCCCCTAAGTCTTTCCATGGTTTCCTTTGGAAACACCTCATGTACTAAGCCTAAATCCTTAAAGTAATCAACGAAACCATTGTTATTGACTGCAATCCCAGTACTTACTTGCCCTCTATGTTGAAGTGCATATAATCCATAATATATTATCTTCGATACATCATTTCTTTCTTTGCTGTAAATACCAACAACTCCACTCAAGCTTACACCTTCCTCTATATTATGAATTTAATTCTTTATCCATTTTATCTGATTCTTCTGCTATTTCTTTTTTATATTGCTTGAACTTTTCTCTTAATTCAGGGTATTTTATGGATAGCATTTGTACTGCTAAAAGTCCTCCGTTCTCTCCTCCGTCTATGGCTACAGTAGCTACTGGGACACCCTTTGGCATCTGTACTACTGAAAGAAGAGAATCTAATCCATCCATGGTGGAGGATTTAGCTGGGATGCCTATCACGGGTAAGGGAGTCACTCCTGCTAATACCCCAGCTAAATGTGCTGCTTTTCCAGCAATTGCTATAATTACCTCCGTACCATTTTCCTCAGCCCTTTCTGCAAACTCAATAGCCTTATATGGTGTTCTATGGGCCGATATTACTCTTGTTTCATACTCTACTCCAAATCTGTTTAAAATTTCACTTGCCTTCTCTCCAATTCCTCTATCTGATATACTTCCCATTAATATGCTTACTTTCATTATATTCAACCCCTATTTAAAGTAATTTACACCTGATTCAAATATCTTATGTTTACCTAGTTTTTCTGAATTCTTATATAATCCATCACCAATTCTATCTATGGAAGAAATAGTACCAAGGACTCTTCCATCAGGGCTAGTCATGGATTCTATATTGAATAAGGATCCCGTTAGATTTTCATCAGCAAATTGAGTTGATATTTGAGCTTTAAAGTTTTCTACATCCCCTATTATCCTACCTTCCTTTGTAGCTATTGGAGCAGTAAATATATCTCCAACTGTCATTTCATTAAACCAAGGAGATAGATTTGAACTGACTTTTACATTTACCATAGATGAGATGAATTGACCTCCTTTATTATAAACAATGTTCATTCCATCTGTATCTGCGATAATTCCATTTTGAATCAATCCTAATTTCATCAATCCCAAGAACCCAGCACCTATACCAAGTATAAGTCCATCCCTATTGACCAGATGATTGTTGATTTCTTCTTTTATATATGAATTACTCAGTATAAGTTTCATTAATTTTCCACCAGTCTCCGGTTCATCTCCTAATAATGAGCCATTTGGGAAAGCAATTATTTGATAATCTTTAATCCTTCTTGCTAATTCTCTATAAGATTCTTCCATATCCTTTAAGGATAAGGTCTTAAATATGAAGGACTCCACCTCTGCCCCAGCAACTTCAAAGGATCTAGTCATATCATATTCTCCGTGGCTTCCAGTAAATATTGGTATTAAAACTTTTGGCTTGGCTATAGATATTTTTCTTGTGATTATATTACCTTCTCTATAATCAATTTTCTCTATACTAGACTTTTCTCTATATACTGGAAATACTTCTTCCAATGGTTCTTCAAAGTCTCTAATCAAGGAATCTATCTCAATAATTTCTCCATTTAGCTCTATATGCTCTTCCCTTGAGGTTCTACCCAAGACAAAGACTGAGGACGATCCTTTTTCTTTGACAAAATTTAATGATTCTCCTCCATTCTTTAACTCAACTATTATTGATCCATATAATGGTTTAAATAAGATATCTTTACTTGTTTCATCAAATTTAAACCCGATTTTGTTACCCATAGCCATTTCAGCAATTGACCTAGCTATTCCACCAAATTTAACAGTAGAAGCTGAAATTATTTCTCCTTTATTTATCAATTCCTTAATTATAGAGTAGTTTGATTTCAGTTGATTAAAATCAACCATACCATTTTCATCTACATCTAATTTGATTAAAGCAATAGTTGAACCAATATTCTTAAACTCAGGGGAAATAATGTTTTCTACTTTATCCGTAGTTACTGCAAAGCTTACTAAAGTTGGTGGAACATTAATATCCTCAAAAGTACCACTCATACTATCTTTTCCACCTATACTTGGAGTATCCAATTCTTTTTGTACAAGAAAGGCACCCAGTAATGCAGCAAATGGCTTACCCCATTTACTTGGATCATCGCCTATCCTTTCAAAATATTCTTGGAAGGTCAGTCTTACTTTCTTGTAGTCCCCACCCATAGCTACTATCTTTGCAATAGATTCAATAACAGCATAATAGCCTCCATGGAAAGGACTCCATTTTGAAAGTTTTGGCTCGTAGCCATAGCTCATTAAAGAGCAGGTATTTGTCTCTCCTTCTAATACAGGTATTTTAGCTACCATTCCTTCTACTGGAGTAAGACTATGTTTTCCTCCTAAAGGCATCAATATTGTACTAGCCCCTACAGTATGGTCAAATCCTTGAACTAGACCCTTTTGACTACAAATATTCAAATCTCTCATGTTATGAATAAATGCTTCTTTAATACCTTTTTCTTCAACATGAGCTGGAAGTCTATTAAAATATAATTCTTCAATAGGTTGTTCTATTTTAACTTTATTCTTTTTTCTTATTCCATTGGTATCTAAGAAATCTCTCTTGATATTGACAATAGTCTTTCCTCTCCATACCATTTTAAGTATCTTTTCTTCTGTAACTTTGGCTACTACTGTCCCTTCTACATCTTCTTCTTCCACAAAGGACATGAATTTTTCTAGATTTTCTGGAGCTATGACCACTGCCATTCTCTCTTGAGACTCTGATAGCGCAATTTCTGTACCATCTAAGCCTGGATATTTTAGTGGAACCTTATCCAATTCAATAAAAAGACCATCTGCCAATTCTCCTATAGCTACGGAAACTCCACCAGCTCCAAAGTCATTACATTTTTTTATCATCTTTGATACTTCTTTATTTCTAAATAGTCGAACTATCTTTCTTTCTACTGCTGGATTTCCTTTTTGTACTTCTGCTCCACTAGTGTGTAGAGATTCCTCTGTATGCTCCTTAGATGAACCAACTGCTCCACCTAAGCCATCACGGCCAGTCTTTCCCCCGACTAAGATTATTAAGTCTCCTGGCTCTGAATTTCCCCTATATACAGCTTCCTTTGGAGCTGCAGCAACTAATGCTCCTAATTCCATTCTCTTAGCCACATATCCTGCATCATATATTTCTCTCACAAAGCCTGTTGCAGCGCCTATTTCATATCCATAGGAGCTATATCCTGCTTTAGCTGTCTGAGTAATCTTTCTTTGAGGTAATTTCCCAGGTAATGTATCTTCATATCTTTGTCTTGGATCTCCTGATCCTGTGATTCTCATAGCTTGATATACATAAGCTCTTCCTGATAATGGGTCCCTTATGGCTCCTCCTAAACAAGTGGATGCACCCCCAAAAGGCTCCATCTCTGTAGGATGATTATGTGTTTCGTTTTTAAACATCAATAACCATCTTTCATTTTTTTCGTCAACATCCACATCAATTTCTATACTAGCAGCATTGACTTCATCAGATTCTTCCTTATCATCTAATAATCCTTTTTTCTTTGTTTCCTTCATATTGATAGTAGCTAAATCCATCAAGCAAATTGGCTTTTCTTTATTTTCATAAACAAATCCTCGAGATGCTATATATTCATCTAATGCCTCTTGAAATAAAGACTTGTACTTACCTTCTTCCATCTCAATATTAGTAATCTCTGTCATAAAAGTAGTATGTCTACAATGATCTGACCAATATGTGTCTATTAGCTTTAACTCCGTAATTGTAGGGTTTCTATCTTCTTCTTTAAAGTATTTTTGGCAAAACAATATATCTTCTATATCCATACCAATACCATATTTTGATTTAAAAGATAGGATATCCTCTTGGCTTGCACTTATAAAACCTTCTATTACTTCTATCTCTCCACTTGCTTCTTCTTCCATTTCAAGATTAAAACTATTAATATCTACTTCTTTCATCTCTATTGGATTTATATAATATTTCTTTATCTTCTCTAATTCGCTTTCATTAATATTCTCTAAAATTACTATCTTTGAGTTTCGAACTATTATATCTTCTTTTTTTAGTAACATTCTTATCATTTGATTTGTTGAATCTTCTCTTTGATTATATTGACCTCTCAAATACTCTACTCTAAATAGTCTTTCATTTTCTCCTATTTGAAGATTGTCATATCTATAGTCTAGTCCTTTTTCAAATAGTATTTCATTTACTATTGTTTCCTGCTCTTCTTCTGTACAATTAATTAAATCATAGACATTAAGAATCCTGACATTCTTCAAAGCTTTAATACCTAAATACTCTCTAAAATCTTTTAATAATATTTGTCCTTCAGTATTACATTGTTCCCTTTTTTCAATAAAAGTCCTTTTTGCGTTCAATTTAACCCTCCTCAAAAAATTAAACATGCCCAGCCGGGTAGGCTAAGCGAAACCTACCCGACTGGGCTTTTATCCCTTCGGTGTAATACTGACCATGCAGTATCTGTACCGCTCGGTCCAGCAAGAAAAACTCTTCGGAACCCTAGGTACACTTTCGCTCATAGATAAATGATTTTCGGTCATTTGGTAGAAACGCCCCAACCATATTATGGGACTTATATGAGCAACATATTCATTATACTTACATATTAACAACAGAATTAATATAAGTCAAGAATTGTTTGTTGAAATATCTATATTTATTACTTAAATAAAAGGCAGATAGTCGAGGCCATTGAAAAGTCAATATGATACTTTTTCAGTGGCCTACAGATAATCTGCTTTTTTTCTTATGTTTTATAGTTCGTTTATTTCTCTAGCATAGTGACATGCAACAAAATGATTTGGCATAATTTCTTCAATCACAGGGTCTACACTGTGACAATTCTCTTTTGCATGAATACATCTTGGTGCAAATCTACATCCTGGTTTTGGATTAATAGGTGATGCAAGCTCTCCTTTTAAAAGTACTCTTTCTTTTTTATTTTTTAAACTTGGTACTGGTATTGCAGATAAAAGAGCCTTTGTATATGGATGTAAAGGATTTTTAAATAAATCCTTTGAATCTGTTTTTTCTACTAACTGACCCAGGTACATTACAAGTATATCGTTTGAAATATGTTTAACAACAGATAAATCATGAGTGATAAACATATAAGTTAGATCCATTTCTTTCTGTAAATCTTGCATCAAGTTTAAAACTTGAGCTTGTATAGATACATCCAAAGCTGATACAGGCTCATCACAAACTATAAAGCTTGGCTTAAGTGCTAATGCACGAGCTATACCAATTCTTTGTCTTCTACCCCCGTCCAACTCATGAGGATAAGTGTTTACAAGTCTCTCTGCTAATCCTACAGTATCCATTAGTTGACCTACTCTTCTATCTATAGACTGTTTGTCTTTTAGAACCTTATGAATAACTAAAGGTTCTTTGATTATTTCACTAACAGTCATTCTAGGATTAAGTGAAGAGAAGGGATCTTGGAAAATTATTTGCATTTCCTGTCTCAATTGTC includes:
- the purN gene encoding phosphoribosylglycinamide formyltransferase, with translation MLNIGVLISGGGTNLQAIIDNIESGNINGEIKLIISNRKEAYGLTRGANAGIDSLFLDRKSFHSEEEYNLELIKLFKARDIELIILAGYLKVLSKKFIQEFSGRIINVHPSLIPSFSGKGYYGDKVHQAVLDYGVKITGATVHFVDEGTDTGPIILQDIVCIDSKDTALSLKEKVLDVEHKLLVQAVKLYCDKRISLDGRKVITY
- the purF gene encoding amidophosphoribosyltransferase, with amino-acid sequence MSGVVGIYSKERNDVSKIIYYGLYALQHRGQVSTGIAVNNNGFVDYFKDLGLVHEVFPKETMERLRGNLGIGHIRYATVGDTTTTNAQPLVVGYKKGALALAHDGAIVNFENLRDELEDGGAIFQSELDTEVIANLIARYHKDNVEDAIIKALDTIKGTYGLVMMTTDKLIGARDPFGVKSLSLGRFGDDYILASETCAFDTIGAEFIRDIEPGEIVVIDEDGLKSIKQEKKNKKLCLFEIIYFARPDSKLDGKSIYLSRIEAGKQLARETGVDGDIVIGAPDSGTIAAIGYAEESKIPYAEGLIKNRYVGRTFIEPTQELREQGVRIKLNVLKENVEGKKIILVDDSIVRGTTIKRTVQMIRNAGAKEIHVRISSPPVLHSCHLGMDTPNSKDLIAAQMSLDEIRELIGADTLAYLSLEGLLKSAGGEDFCTGCLSGDYPIGKSEK
- the purH gene encoding bifunctional phosphoribosylaminoimidazolecarboxamide formyltransferase/IMP cyclohydrolase; translation: MKRALISVYNKEGIIEFALELSKLGWEIISTGGTFKTLKEAGIGVREVQDITDFPEILDGRVKTLNPYIHGGLLYKRDDENHVKTINDMRIGSIDMVVNNLYPFEDTIKKPGVNHEEIIENIDIGGPSMIRAAAKNYEYVTVIVDPKDYEIVLEELKQNGDTRLFTRRYLSRKVFNYTSYYDTLISNYFNKIEEVVFPELLTLGYKSMSELRYGENPHQKAAFYKEVEKTDGTLAGAIQIHGKELSFNNINDANGAIEIIKEYSEPTVVAVKHTNPCGIGSGEDVVDAFEKAYECDKESIFGGIVAFNREVNEKVAKKIAEIFIEVIIAPSFTEKAIDILSRKKNIRILQIQDITDKKYTELNIKKVLGGVLVQERDNLLFNEELEVVTNRKPSEKEIEDLLFAWKAVKNVKSNGVILAKDKGTVGIGLGEVNRVWAVQNAIERAGVKIEGSVLASDGFFPFKDSIEALAKANIKAVIQPGGSIKDKEVIEEANKNDMTMVFTGMRHFKH
- the purM gene encoding phosphoribosylformylglycinamidine cyclo-ligase, which translates into the protein MSLTYKDAGVDKEAGYKEVQLIKGMIKKTHIPGVLSDIGGFAGLFQLDTKSYEEPVLVSGTDGVGTKLRLAFMMDKHHTIGEDCVAMCANDILCQGAKPLFFLDYIATGKLVPEKMASIVEGVSNGCIKAKCALIGGETAEMPGFYQDEEYDVAGFCVGVVDKKKIINGSTIEEGDHIIGLPSSGVHSNGFSLVRKIIFDKENLSLDKYIDELECTLGEELLKPTRIYTNPVYDMIEKFNIKGLCHITGGGFYENIPRMLPDGLTAHIDVSKIKTPNIFKLLQKWGNIAHDEMYGTFNMGIGMVMAVKNDELKDITSYLEKVGEEYVVLGQIKKGDKGVVLC
- a CDS encoding phosphoribosylformylglycinamidine synthase, translating into MNAKRTFIEKREQCNTEGQILLKDFREYLGIKALKNVRILNVYDLINCTEEEQETIVNEILFEKGLDYRYDNLQIGENERLFRVEYLRGQYNQREDSTNQMIRMLLKKEDIIVRNSKIVILENINESELEKIKKYYINPIEMKEVDINSFNLEMEEEASGEIEVIEGFISASQEDILSFKSKYGIGMDIEDILFCQKYFKEEDRNPTITELKLIDTYWSDHCRHTTFMTEITNIEMEEGKYKSLFQEALDEYIASRGFVYENKEKPICLMDLATINMKETKKKGLLDDKEESDEVNAASIEIDVDVDEKNERWLLMFKNETHNHPTEMEPFGGASTCLGGAIRDPLSGRAYVYQAMRITGSGDPRQRYEDTLPGKLPQRKITQTAKAGYSSYGYEIGAATGFVREIYDAGYVAKRMELGALVAAAPKEAVYRGNSEPGDLIILVGGKTGRDGLGGAVGSSKEHTEESLHTSGAEVQKGNPAVERKIVRLFRNKEVSKMIKKCNDFGAGGVSVAIGELADGLFIELDKVPLKYPGLDGTEIALSESQERMAVVIAPENLEKFMSFVEEEDVEGTVVAKVTEEKILKMVWRGKTIVNIKRDFLDTNGIRKKNKVKIEQPIEELYFNRLPAHVEEKGIKEAFIHNMRDLNICSQKGLVQGFDHTVGASTILMPLGGKHSLTPVEGMVAKIPVLEGETNTCSLMSYGYEPKLSKWSPFHGGYYAVIESIAKIVAMGGDYKKVRLTFQEYFERIGDDPSKWGKPFAALLGAFLVQKELDTPSIGGKDSMSGTFEDINVPPTLVSFAVTTDKVENIISPEFKNIGSTIALIKLDVDENGMVDFNQLKSNYSIIKELINKGEIISASTVKFGGIARSIAEMAMGNKIGFKFDETSKDILFKPLYGSIIVELKNGGESLNFVKEKGSSSVFVLGRTSREEHIELNGEIIEIDSLIRDFEEPLEEVFPVYREKSSIEKIDYREGNIITRKISIAKPKVLIPIFTGSHGEYDMTRSFEVAGAEVESFIFKTLSLKDMEESYRELARRIKDYQIIAFPNGSLLGDEPETGGKLMKLILSNSYIKEEINNHLVNRDGLILGIGAGFLGLMKLGLIQNGIIADTDGMNIVYNKGGQFISSMVNVKVSSNLSPWFNEMTVGDIFTAPIATKEGRIIGDVENFKAQISTQFADENLTGSLFNIESMTSPDGRVLGTISSIDRIGDGLYKNSEKLGKHKIFESGVNYFK
- the purE gene encoding 5-(carboxyamino)imidazole ribonucleotide mutase; the protein is MKVSILMGSISDRGIGEKASEILNRFGVEYETRVISAHRTPYKAIEFAERAEENGTEVIIAIAGKAAHLAGVLAGVTPLPVIGIPAKSSTMDGLDSLLSVVQMPKGVPVATVAIDGGENGGLLAVQMLSIKYPELREKFKQYKKEIAEESDKMDKELNS
- a CDS encoding oligopeptide/dipeptide ABC transporter ATP-binding protein, producing the protein MNTILEVKNLKKHFNTPKGLLHAVDGVSFKIDKGHTLGIVGESGCGKSTLGRVILHLLESTDGEIFYKGEDITKVNNEKFRQLRQEMQIIFQDPFSSLNPRMTVSEIIKEPLVIHKVLKDKQSIDRRVGQLMDTVGLAERLVNTYPHELDGGRRQRIGIARALALKPSFIVCDEPVSALDVSIQAQVLNLMQDLQKEMDLTYMFITHDLSVVKHISNDILVMYLGQLVEKTDSKDLFKNPLHPYTKALLSAIPVPSLKNKKERVLLKGELASPINPKPGCRFAPRCIHAKENCHSVDPVIEEIMPNHFVACHYAREINEL